Proteins encoded together in one Argiope bruennichi chromosome 1, qqArgBrue1.1, whole genome shotgun sequence window:
- the LOC129975385 gene encoding ATP-dependent DNA helicase pif1-like, giving the protein MESGKYPTDFGLPPPQRRGELSSEVVKELNYNTAVLEAQVSEMITRLLSEQRQIYETILNRVNSGEEGLLFLDAPEGKGKTFVLNLLLAQLRKDRNIALAVSSSGIAETLLNYGHIEYSIFELPLNLASEHTLTCNITKNNDRELLFQQYKLIVWDKCTMSHKHALEVLNRSLQDFRGNQALMGDFAILLVGDFRQILPS; this is encoded by the coding sequence atgGAATCTGGAAAATATCCCACTGATTTCGGCCTACCCCCACCGCAGCGAAGAGGGGAATTATCAAGCGAAGTTGTGAAGGAGCTAAACTACAACACCGCGGTTTTAGAAGCGCAGGTCAGTGAAATGATAACACGATTACTTTCCGAGCAGCGTCAAATCTACGAAACGATTCTGAACAGAGTAAATAGTGGAGAGGAGGGATTATTGTTTCTTGACGCACCAGAGGGAAAGGGTAAGACGTTTGTGCTGAATCTCTTACTAGCCCAACTCCGCAAGGAccgcaatatagctctggctgtaTCTTCCTCGGGCATTGCTGAAACTTTGCTTAACTATGGCCATATTGAATATTCCATTTTCGAATTgccgcttaatcttgcaagcgaaCATACCCTAACATGCAACATCACCAAAAACAATGACAGGGAACTCCTTTTCCAGCAGTACAAGTTAATAGTATGGGACAAGTGCACAATGTcgcacaagcatgcattagaggTGTTAAACCGCAGCCTGCAGGACTTCCGCGGCAATCAGGCGTTAATGGGCGACTTTGCTATTTTGCTCGTAGGCGATTTTAGACAGATACTGCCGAGTTGA